DNA sequence from the bacterium genome:
ATTTACTCCCGGAATGAGTGTATCCCAGCGAGCTGTACACCATTTCGGAACCTTCAATACTTCGCGACGCTCGAATCATGTTGGTTGGTGCACATCCAATCCAGTATAACCCTGTTACCAGAACTCTTCGCATTTATGATGAAATCGAATTAGAGATTTCACCGACAAATGAACCGAGTCAAAATGAAATCACGGTACCTGCTCGCCCGGTGCCAAGTTTTGCCGCGCTATATCGCAACATCATCGGAGCGGAGGATTTAGTTGCTGAGGCGGAAGCGTCTGCCCCCGGACAAATTCTAATTGTCGCAAGAAACGTTACCCAACTCCGAACCGTGTTAAACACCTTCACCCAATGGAAAACCCGTCGCGGACAACCGGTACAAATCCTTGCACCAAACGGTACTGGAACAACAACCGCCGACGTGCAAGCGGTCATTAACAACGCCTACAACACTTGGAATCCCCCTTTAGAGTCGGTGCTGTTGGTTGGTGACGGGGGCTCAGGGACAACGCAATTTGAGTTGCCGACTTATTACATCGATGAATGCTATACCGATCACCCCTATATGCAAATCGTTGGCAACGATATCCTTGCCGATGTTGCTTTAGGAAGACTCTCGATGAGCTCACTCGCAGAATTGCAGACGATGATCAACCGCACAATCAATTATGAAAGGTCGCCATTAGTAACCGATACGACGTGGTTTTCCCGTGGTTGGGGGTATGCTGGAATTTCACACGATGTCCTCTCTAACCAAGCGTCGATTCATTTCTGTGTCGCGATGATGCATCGGGCAGGTTTATCGGATGTTCCTTATGACGAACACATCGGCAATGTGAGTGCTTCACTCATTAACCAGCGTTTGAATGGTGGCGCAACGTTCTGGGCACATCGTCCATCGTGGATCGCGGAAATTATGCCTGCCGATGTTAGCAGCATCAATAATGTCAACAAACCGTTTGTTGCACTAAACTTGACATGCGGTAGTGGTGACTGGTATGGCACTACGATGGGTGTTCATGAGCAACTGATCCGGTTGGGCTCGGCAGCAACACCGCGAGGTGCATTAGCGGCGATGTCCACTGAGTTGTATACTACACACCCGGCAACGAACAATATCGTCGCTTGTGGTACTTTTCAAGCGGTGGGAATCAATGGGGCACGTCAACCCGGTGTCATGTATCTGAATGGTAAATACCATTTGTGGCGAAATCTCTGGCTTGATCAACCAACGGGTGTTACCAATTTCTCATATTGGAATAACATAATGGGAGACGTAACTGCCAATGTTTGGACTGGCGTACCGCATCCGTTACAACTGACAACCAGTGATGAAGTTGAGTTATCACAGAATAATCTCACGGTGACAGTGCGTGATCCTTGGGGCACATTGTTGCCATCAGCATGGGTTACGGCGTGGAAACAGAGTGGTACGATTACAACCGAAACCTACTCGCGAGTGAGAACCAATGAGTTTGGGATAGCGAATCTTCCCTTAACGAATTTGACAACCGGTTCCCTTTACATCATCGCAACCGATACCCGTGCCGGAAGTAATGCGATTCCGGCCGTAGACACCGTACAAGTTGTCGCAGCAACCGCTCGTCCTACCATTGCAAGTTTCATCATCGATGACGATGGTACTGGCGGAACGGTTGGCAATGGTAATGGAGCAGTGAATCCCGGTGAGATTATCGATATTGCGGTAACACTGCAAAACAATACGTCCACTACTTTATCGAATCTGCGTTCGCGAATTACTACAACAGATGACCGTACGACTATCATCAACGATTCGACCGGTTGGCTACCAATAGCTTCAGGTGTAACCGGCGTCTCGACGATACCCTATCGCATACAGTTTCACACAACACTGCGGCAAGCCGATACGGTGACTTTTTTGTTACCGGGTATCGGAGGGGCGTTGCGAGTACCAGTACGATCGATATTGCTGCATGTTGTTAGCGATTCGGTTATTGGTCAAACGGTATGGAGTCCCGGTGTCACCGGGCAGTTAGCGGTACAGTTACAAAACAACGGAGGACTCGCACTTACGACGCCAACCACAGTGACCTTATCGTGCAATACTTCCTTGATTACGATATCAGATGCGTCAGCGCAGTTTTCTTCACTGCCGTTATCGACGGTAGTTGCAAACTACTCCGATTCTTGGACGGCGACTCCCAGTCGGGTAATCGTTCCCGGTACGCAAGTTACATTTACGCTTCACGCTGTAAATGGATCTATCCTTGAAGATGTAAGTTTTACCCGATCCATTGGAACTCGGGCAACAACCGATCCCACCGGCCCCGATGAATACGGTTACCGGATGTACGATAACACGGATGTAAACTATCCGCATCGCCGAGCATACCAGTGGGTGGAGATTATGCCCAGTCGCGGTGGGAGTGGTACGTTGTTGGCAATACCGGACACTGGTTACAACCGTGATACCTCAACGGTAGTATCATTGCCATTCGTTACGAAATACTACGGTTCGCTATTCGATTCAGCAACGATTTGTTCGAATGGGTGGCTCGCATTCGGTGCACAACCATTCTATGATAACTTCCGGAATTATCATTTACCGTCGCAGGATGGCCCCACGAATTTAGTTGCTCCAATGTGGGATGAGTTGTTTTTTGAGCCACAAACGACCGAAGGTGTGTATACTTGGTATGATGTAAGTAACCACCGCTATATCGTTACTTGGAATGCTGTTACTTTGGTAAATGCTGATCTCAGGAATGAGTTTCAACTGATTATTTTTGATCCTGAGTATTACCCCACTCCAACCGGTGACGCGCCACTCTGCTTCCAATACAAAGCATTTTACAATGCCGATGATTCGCCATTGGAACCGGGTTTTTGTACGATTGGTATTAGCGATGGCAACTACCGGAGCGCGCTCGAGTACAGCTATTACAATCGTTACACGGCTGGCAGCTCACCCTTCGTGAATAGCGAACAGGCAAATCGTACCATTTACATCACAACAGCCGCTCCCGATACGCTATTACATTGGATTTCTCCAATTGCTGGTTCAGAATTGCCAATCTCTTTATCAACAACTTTTCGATGGAGTGGTAGGTCGTCATTGCAAGCGGTACGTATTCAACTAAATCGAAACTACCCTTCAGGTACTTGGGAAACGCTATTCGATAGTACTGCCAATGATGGTACCGAATCATGGACAGTTACTGGCGCTGCCACGATGAATGCTCGCTTTCGCGTGATGGCGCGAAATGGTTCTGAAGGCGATACCGTAAGAGGCGATATCAGTTTTATAGCTCCTGAATCGGGAATTCGAGTTGTCACTCCGAATGGGGGAGAAATACTGCCACTGGGAACCGAGTACCGGATATCTTGGAATCATGCATTACTTGCCGGTACGGCAAGAGTAGAACTCAATCGGAACTATCCATGGGGAACCTGGCAAACTTTGTTTGCCAGTACTAGCATGGATGCAAATGGTGTGAATTGGACTGTTACATCACC
Encoded proteins:
- a CDS encoding C25 family cysteine peptidase, producing MYPSELYTISEPSILRDARIMLVGAHPIQYNPVTRTLRIYDEIELEISPTNEPSQNEITVPARPVPSFAALYRNIIGAEDLVAEAEASAPGQILIVARNVTQLRTVLNTFTQWKTRRGQPVQILAPNGTGTTTADVQAVINNAYNTWNPPLESVLLVGDGGSGTTQFELPTYYIDECYTDHPYMQIVGNDILADVALGRLSMSSLAELQTMINRTINYERSPLVTDTTWFSRGWGYAGISHDVLSNQASIHFCVAMMHRAGLSDVPYDEHIGNVSASLINQRLNGGATFWAHRPSWIAEIMPADVSSINNVNKPFVALNLTCGSGDWYGTTMGVHEQLIRLGSAATPRGALAAMSTELYTTHPATNNIVACGTFQAVGINGARQPGVMYLNGKYHLWRNLWLDQPTGVTNFSYWNNIMGDVTANVWTGVPHPLQLTTSDEVELSQNNLTVTVRDPWGTLLPSAWVTAWKQSGTITTETYSRVRTNEFGIANLPLTNLTTGSLYIIATDTRAGSNAIPAVDTVQVVAATARPTIASFIIDDDGTGGTVGNGNGAVNPGEIIDIAVTLQNNTSTTLSNLRSRITTTDDRTTIINDSTGWLPIASGVTGVSTIPYRIQFHTTLRQADTVTFLLPGIGGALRVPVRSILLHVVSDSVIGQTVWSPGVTGQLAVQLQNNGGLALTTPTTVTLSCNTSLITISDASAQFSSLPLSTVVANYSDSWTATPSRVIVPGTQVTFTLHAVNGSILEDVSFTRSIGTRATTDPTGPDEYGYRMYDNTDVNYPHRRAYQWVEIMPSRGGSGTLLAIPDTGYNRDTSTVVSLPFVTKYYGSLFDSATICSNGWLAFGAQPFYDNFRNYHLPSQDGPTNLVAPMWDELFFEPQTTEGVYTWYDVSNHRYIVTWNAVTLVNADLRNEFQLIIFDPEYYPTPTGDAPLCFQYKAFYNADDSPLEPGFCTIGISDGNYRSALEYSYYNRYTAGSSPFVNSEQANRTIYITTAAPDTLLHWISPIAGSELPISLSTTFRWSGRSSLQAVRIQLNRNYPSGTWETLFDSTANDGTESWTVTGAATMNARFRVMARNGSEGDTVRGDISFIAPESGIRVVTPNGGEILPLGTEYRISWNHALLAGTARVELNRNYPWGTWQTLFASTSMDANGVNWTVTSPTSTTCRIRITSNDSVNVSDISDTNFTIATLPVISIAPNPIAQQVMLNDTLRIPITISNTGGSQYDGVLTPDLGRDGYGWLNAGEPGGPTYSWINTNSGSWGPWSTDITTDPIRLPFDFPYFGTNHRFAWMCTNGWVTLDDPNESATHNNQLMPFNQLGAMFAVLWDYYSVPEGNTRYLLDSVNQRATFTWRNVSKVSEPNSRLTFQLILQGDGSVIYQYDTLLTNTYTSTVGIQSTDHTFAATLFHADTVLSQNAIRFSTQQPWATVSQTTFSIPPNSSRSFTMLFDTRNGYQSEDVLNGQITLTGNSPHSPYIVPVSMYVVFNGVNDLSVFPKEWQLAQNFPNPFNPTTEIQFRVDKAASVRLDVFNTEGRLITTLVNRVLPVGRHRVQWNGENHAAGVYFYRMATESRTVSKKMILMK